A stretch of the Candidatus Eisenbacteria bacterium genome encodes the following:
- the sprA gene encoding cell surface protein SprA, giving the protein MSRKEAVFLLFFVLLAPFGESSAYGEEPVSGLWQLRSSSGGSFLSLPPDSLASFPRHYRLRIEQDPRNYFVSYDHEDNTVSQSVSVSDIEIGPPKIEYLNDYLQEITSQKLAILFKGTSRLGLAGAKASGGRPTSLIHVEIPVQFPKAVGAVIGQGAKLDVAGSESITFGGSSTWLVNEPITERGRTSRFPQLEMRQDMVVKLSGTVGDKVKVDVDQNSNVLTDLENRVKIRYEGYEDDVVKSIDLGNTNLVLPGTQYVSYGGRHEGLFGIRAVSKIGDIDLTTIASKEEGKTERRTFVKKSKPVIDDLSYFKRTYYLLDDPQVYAAFFYNDSVGNFPNLTRDSNNLGRFPLNVSSLQLYTDDRILSTNRGSITGFAYIDPARTGSDSLQGDFDLRAVQDDYTIEYLDTEKRFPILALRTPIPEGNLLAVSYEDSVRGRVGSVTGNLRLKILKVPSSEITIVPTTGLYDKSNKWFSTIRLELRNFYSLDARRISTDGFKLSIRRKTAGGDDKDYEIINGVSVPYVQVLGLDRGGTYDSRWRDIPDGKIDPWYVDLERGLVLFPDLRPFAPDSFDIGLYDAALHPEDWWKRWPFFSQRPDTLMGDEANPLVYDKRSPIPGSDSKYYMEVEYISSQSTVDLGVTNIIKDSEVVKLGDRKLNRGTDYEIYYETGEIRLLADDAKSSSADVSVDYSYLPFGPQAQSTLMGFSASYKPGAGPSLATTWIYESKGASEERPKLGGEPSRTMVGSVTGSFRQNPEWMTRLVNALPLVRTTTQSSFSIASELAMSFPNPNTRNEVYIDDMEGNKEVVSASVSRYGWFHSSVPPRVPSNIEKVARLAWYNPPTAVKDRDLRPQLRPEEGDNPIAVLEFHLLPRLGGIDPQWAGVTQIISRGGEDLTKAQFLEVWVNDFSPLDRASLVGKKLHIDLGSVSEDAVWRPDSLPNAKLDTEEKRVPDGILDADEDTGLDGVFTKDEREIWKYGTADDPHGDDYPTGTIDYWKINGTEGNQRLDTEDLNLNGYLDTGENFFEFSIDLGDPEKYVKTDVYRDFHSQYPSVVGPENGWRLFQIPISPEAVDTTVGQPSWDLIKHMRVWLDGFNTDTRIQIASIEVVGNRWEKVPLTQAQSTRGTATRIGVLNNKENGNIYTPPFNPGEQSRIVKREQSLVLGFERLAPRDTVLIFKAFSSANRYTLYSSLKFYAKWYPPPVCADADSCDPNHVKFLMRVGAEDSYYEYVVPVTTGWQPYEVKIADLSRLKIGTIPGASLDTLYVEDGKTFRVRGNPSFTSVRMIQFGVAVDSSTALAQSGEVWIDELRLSEVKRETGTAGWVNAEARFADLLSLAATYRNEDQDFVSVGQSSPFGASSTRMSLSGSFNPHKFVSGLGVSLPVTFSRDKASSLPKFKTGSDVIFGAEDRKSELSENVSQRVGVSFSKNPSRSSIMKYTVDGITANFALSSRVAFGPTSRDSSASRSTQVAYIISPRGGKPLTIFSRTAKSGAKRELKLFLLPENVNLNVTSSESRRRLYDRFAYSPGSGLLLRNETVSRASAANLNTTFNPILNPFRTSYSFSSTRDLMLANRIGQLGNMNIGTEIRRSEMANISYSPKAYFFKIFSPTVSASGTYSESRGAELDPTGVPGRIRNIANGNSIGLRGMLPVKLLGRSLSSFGAKPDTAKGPPNPISLIFGTLAKFSDVSVSRTISKSTAFGRVSTAPDWKYHLGISKSIRSDPESKKRIPDESSTTTQTSAGTRGSLSRTASIDLKYDLRNTTREYNSSTTFSKSGTWPDVRVTMSSIEKRLGFGKILSSLSLESGYSKRNDSSGTKEYGVETESHTKNLSPLLSASGTFKSGMRASLSSSRSTSTTERFRGRYTLQTTNSSSYRVNVQHTIKSSKGMKIPGKKEFKLKSNVNTNVDINYTKSKTSYAAEGQDTNILDDRNTFSLNASAAYNFSANVTGNAQLTASQNANVKENRTWRTVGLLASAEIRF; this is encoded by the coding sequence ATGTCAAGAAAAGAAGCGGTCTTTCTGCTATTCTTTGTGCTTCTGGCGCCGTTTGGTGAGTCCTCAGCCTACGGAGAAGAGCCGGTTTCGGGCCTCTGGCAGCTCAGAAGCTCCTCTGGAGGCTCGTTCCTTTCCCTCCCGCCGGATTCGCTGGCATCCTTTCCGAGGCACTACAGACTCAGGATCGAGCAGGACCCGCGCAATTATTTTGTCTCCTATGACCATGAGGACAACACGGTTTCGCAGAGCGTCTCCGTAAGTGACATCGAAATCGGCCCCCCGAAGATTGAATATCTGAATGACTACCTTCAAGAAATAACGTCGCAAAAGCTTGCCATACTTTTCAAAGGGACCTCAAGACTCGGGCTCGCCGGAGCGAAGGCGAGCGGCGGCAGGCCCACGAGCCTTATCCACGTGGAGATACCAGTCCAGTTTCCAAAGGCAGTCGGCGCCGTAATCGGGCAGGGGGCCAAGCTGGATGTGGCAGGTTCGGAAAGCATAACCTTCGGCGGTTCCAGCACCTGGCTTGTCAATGAGCCGATTACGGAGAGAGGGAGAACGTCCAGATTCCCCCAGCTTGAGATGAGGCAGGATATGGTTGTCAAGTTGAGTGGAACCGTCGGGGACAAGGTGAAGGTTGATGTTGACCAGAACTCAAACGTTCTGACAGATCTCGAGAACAGGGTGAAGATCAGGTACGAGGGATATGAAGACGACGTCGTGAAGAGCATAGACCTCGGGAATACGAACCTCGTTCTTCCGGGAACGCAGTACGTGAGCTACGGAGGAAGGCACGAGGGCCTTTTTGGAATAAGAGCAGTATCGAAAATTGGAGATATTGACCTGACAACCATTGCCAGCAAGGAGGAAGGAAAGACCGAAAGACGGACGTTTGTAAAGAAAAGCAAGCCCGTGATAGACGATCTGAGTTACTTCAAAAGAACGTACTATCTTCTCGACGATCCCCAGGTCTATGCTGCTTTCTTCTACAATGATTCCGTGGGGAACTTTCCAAATCTCACGAGGGACAGTAACAACCTGGGCCGCTTCCCGCTTAATGTGTCGTCGCTTCAGCTCTACACGGATGACAGGATACTCTCCACAAATCGCGGATCGATAACGGGGTTCGCCTATATCGATCCTGCAAGAACCGGGAGCGATTCCTTGCAGGGAGATTTCGATCTCAGGGCGGTCCAGGACGACTACACAATTGAGTACCTTGATACGGAGAAGAGATTCCCAATACTGGCTCTGAGGACGCCGATTCCCGAAGGCAATCTCCTGGCGGTGTCGTACGAAGACTCGGTCAGAGGAAGAGTCGGATCAGTGACCGGCAACTTGAGGCTCAAGATTCTCAAGGTTCCTTCGAGTGAGATTACTATCGTCCCAACCACCGGTCTTTATGACAAATCGAACAAATGGTTCTCCACGATCAGACTTGAGCTCAGGAATTTCTACAGTCTGGATGCGAGACGAATAAGCACCGATGGATTCAAGCTCTCAATAAGAAGAAAGACCGCGGGCGGCGACGACAAGGACTACGAAATCATAAACGGGGTTTCGGTGCCTTACGTTCAGGTTCTCGGCCTTGACAGGGGCGGAACATACGATTCCAGATGGAGAGACATCCCTGACGGAAAAATCGACCCATGGTACGTGGATCTTGAGAGAGGGCTCGTCCTTTTCCCTGATCTGAGGCCGTTCGCCCCCGATTCGTTCGACATCGGACTCTACGATGCCGCTCTGCATCCGGAAGATTGGTGGAAGCGGTGGCCTTTCTTCAGTCAAAGGCCAGACACGCTGATGGGTGATGAAGCAAACCCGCTTGTCTATGATAAGAGGTCGCCGATACCAGGAAGCGATTCGAAATATTACATGGAGGTTGAATACATAAGTTCGCAGTCAACGGTCGACCTGGGCGTGACAAACATCATAAAAGATTCAGAAGTTGTGAAGCTTGGCGACAGAAAGCTGAATCGCGGGACCGACTATGAGATTTACTACGAGACCGGAGAAATAAGACTCCTGGCTGATGACGCAAAGTCCTCGTCCGCTGACGTTTCTGTCGACTACTCCTATCTTCCGTTCGGGCCCCAGGCGCAGAGCACTCTCATGGGATTCTCCGCCTCATACAAGCCCGGGGCGGGACCTTCATTGGCAACCACCTGGATATATGAAAGCAAGGGCGCCTCGGAGGAAAGGCCAAAGCTTGGAGGTGAGCCGTCGCGCACCATGGTCGGAAGCGTTACGGGCAGCTTCAGGCAGAATCCTGAATGGATGACGCGTCTCGTCAACGCGCTGCCGCTGGTTAGAACGACGACTCAGTCCTCGTTTTCAATCGCCTCGGAACTTGCAATGAGCTTTCCGAATCCCAACACAAGAAACGAGGTTTACATTGATGACATGGAAGGCAACAAGGAAGTAGTATCCGCAAGCGTTTCAAGATACGGGTGGTTCCATTCAAGCGTCCCGCCGCGGGTTCCATCGAACATAGAGAAAGTCGCCAGACTTGCCTGGTACAATCCCCCGACGGCTGTGAAAGACAGAGATCTCCGGCCTCAACTCAGGCCCGAGGAGGGTGACAATCCCATTGCGGTGCTGGAATTTCACCTCCTGCCCAGGCTTGGCGGTATCGATCCCCAGTGGGCAGGCGTGACGCAGATAATCTCAAGAGGAGGAGAGGACCTGACCAAGGCTCAATTCCTAGAAGTGTGGGTCAATGATTTCAGCCCCTTGGATAGGGCTAGCCTTGTGGGGAAGAAACTCCACATCGATCTCGGATCTGTAAGTGAGGACGCGGTATGGCGCCCCGACAGTCTTCCCAATGCCAAACTTGATACTGAAGAGAAACGGGTGCCGGACGGCATACTGGACGCAGATGAGGATACGGGGCTCGACGGCGTTTTCACAAAGGACGAAAGGGAAATCTGGAAATACGGGACAGCGGACGATCCGCATGGCGACGATTATCCGACGGGCACAATCGATTACTGGAAAATTAACGGGACAGAAGGAAACCAGAGATTGGACACGGAGGACCTGAATCTCAATGGATACCTCGACACCGGTGAGAATTTCTTTGAGTTCTCGATAGATCTGGGTGACCCGGAGAAATATGTGAAGACCGACGTGTACAGGGATTTTCACAGCCAATATCCGTCTGTTGTGGGTCCGGAGAACGGGTGGAGGCTCTTCCAGATTCCGATAAGCCCGGAGGCAGTTGACACAACCGTGGGACAGCCGAGCTGGGATCTCATAAAGCACATGAGAGTCTGGCTTGACGGATTCAACACGGACACCAGGATTCAGATTGCCTCGATAGAAGTGGTTGGAAACAGGTGGGAAAAAGTCCCGCTCACACAAGCCCAGTCCACCAGGGGCACAGCGACAAGAATTGGCGTTCTCAACAACAAGGAGAATGGGAACATTTACACGCCGCCCTTCAATCCGGGCGAGCAGAGCCGGATTGTGAAGAGAGAACAGTCCCTGGTCCTGGGCTTTGAACGTCTTGCTCCGAGAGATACTGTTCTCATCTTCAAAGCTTTTTCATCCGCAAACAGATACACGCTATACAGCTCACTCAAGTTCTATGCGAAGTGGTATCCCCCGCCCGTCTGCGCTGATGCAGACTCGTGCGATCCGAACCACGTCAAGTTCCTGATGAGAGTCGGCGCCGAGGACAGCTACTACGAATACGTGGTCCCGGTAACCACCGGGTGGCAGCCATATGAGGTGAAAATCGCCGACCTGAGCAGGCTGAAAATCGGAACGATTCCGGGCGCATCCCTTGACACTCTATACGTTGAAGACGGCAAGACCTTTCGCGTGCGTGGGAATCCCTCGTTCACCAGTGTGAGAATGATCCAATTTGGGGTTGCGGTTGACTCGAGTACGGCCCTAGCCCAGTCGGGCGAAGTCTGGATCGACGAACTCCGGCTCTCGGAGGTCAAGAGAGAAACAGGAACGGCCGGCTGGGTGAATGCCGAGGCAAGATTCGCCGACCTTCTTTCGCTTGCTGCGACGTACAGGAACGAAGATCAGGATTTCGTTTCAGTCGGACAATCCAGCCCATTCGGCGCGAGCTCAACCCGGATGAGTCTCAGCGGCAGCTTCAACCCTCACAAATTCGTTTCCGGATTGGGAGTCTCTCTGCCGGTCACGTTCTCCAGGGACAAAGCCTCCAGTCTTCCCAAGTTCAAAACAGGGTCCGACGTCATCTTCGGAGCAGAGGATAGGAAGAGCGAGCTTTCCGAGAACGTTTCGCAAAGAGTCGGAGTGAGTTTCAGCAAGAATCCATCCAGAAGTTCGATCATGAAATATACCGTGGACGGGATAACGGCCAATTTCGCCTTGAGCAGTAGAGTTGCGTTCGGGCCGACTTCGAGAGATTCCTCGGCCTCAAGAAGCACGCAGGTTGCGTACATTATTTCACCTCGAGGAGGAAAGCCTTTGACGATTTTTTCAAGGACTGCCAAAAGCGGAGCGAAAAGAGAGCTGAAATTGTTCCTGCTTCCGGAAAATGTGAATCTCAATGTTACGAGCTCGGAATCACGCAGAAGACTCTACGACCGGTTTGCTTACTCCCCGGGAAGCGGGCTTCTCCTGAGAAATGAAACAGTCTCGCGGGCATCTGCCGCCAATCTGAACACTACATTCAATCCCATATTGAATCCGTTCCGGACGAGCTACTCCTTCTCTTCAACGAGAGACCTAATGCTCGCAAATAGAATAGGGCAACTCGGCAACATGAATATCGGGACTGAGATCAGAAGAAGTGAGATGGCCAACATAAGCTACAGTCCGAAGGCATATTTCTTCAAAATCTTCTCCCCAACCGTGAGCGCCTCCGGAACCTATTCAGAGTCCCGCGGAGCCGAGCTTGATCCGACGGGTGTCCCGGGAAGGATTAGAAATATCGCAAACGGGAACTCGATCGGCTTGAGGGGAATGCTGCCCGTAAAACTACTGGGGCGCTCTCTTTCCTCTTTCGGTGCGAAGCCGGATACGGCAAAAGGTCCGCCGAATCCGATCTCGTTGATTTTCGGGACTCTCGCAAAATTTTCAGATGTGTCCGTCAGCCGGACGATTTCAAAATCTACGGCATTCGGAAGAGTCTCGACTGCTCCAGACTGGAAATATCATCTCGGTATTTCAAAATCAATACGCAGTGACCCGGAATCCAAGAAAAGGATACCCGATGAAAGCTCGACGACAACCCAAACATCCGCAGGTACCAGGGGCAGCCTCTCGCGCACCGCGTCGATTGACCTCAAATACGACCTCAGGAACACAACCAGGGAGTACAATAGCTCGACGACATTCTCGAAGTCAGGGACATGGCCAGATGTCCGGGTCACAATGAGCTCGATTGAAAAGCGGTTGGGATTTGGCAAGATCCTATCCTCTCTCAGCCTGGAAAGCGGCTACTCCAAACGAAACGACTCCAGCGGGACAAAGGAGTATGGAGTAGAAACCGAGAGCCATACGAAAAACCTGTCTCCTCTTCTATCTGCGAGCGGCACTTTCAAGAGCGGCATGAGAGCAAGCTTGAGTTCATCAAGGAGCACTTCGACGACTGAAAGATTCAGAGGGAGATACACTCTGCAGACCACTAACAGCTCATCGTACAGAGTGAATGTTCAGCACACGATCAAATCTTCAAAGGGAATGAAGATTCCCGGAAAGAAGGAATTCAAACTGAAAAGCAACGTGAACACGAACGTTGACATCAACTACACCAAGTCCAAGACTTCCTATGCGGCAGAAGGTCAGGACACCAACATTCTTGACGACAGAAACACTTTCTCACTGAATGCATCCGCCGCCTATAACTTCAGCGCGAACGTGACCGGAAATGCGCAGCTTACAGCCAGCCAGAACGCAAACGTCAAGGAGAATAGAACCTGGCGCACGGTCGGGCTTCTGGCATCGGCCGAAATCAGGTTCTGA
- a CDS encoding M28 family peptidase: MKKSGDFVLIVMLLSSLSLNCASGGHPAFDGAKAYEHLVAQVNLGPRNPGSPGHERGREYIVKEMEKCGATVTTQVFDGVLGEGSVKLENIISSFYPEEKTRILLAAHWDTRPWADLDSPENADEPIPGANDGASGVSVLLEVGRLLGEAKPPVGVDIVFFDGEDLGQPDRPDLYSQGARFYAKSLGATAPSFGIVVDMVGDKDLSIYKEGYSVISALGLTSRIWETARNLKVQQFKNEVKYTLIDDHIPLIDAGIPTSLLIDFDYPSWHTLRDTPDKCSPQSLEAVGKVVTELVYSTKPALLKTRPRKSPGF; this comes from the coding sequence TTGAAGAAATCCGGTGATTTCGTGTTGATAGTAATGCTGTTGAGCTCCCTGAGTTTGAATTGCGCCTCTGGAGGGCATCCGGCTTTTGACGGCGCGAAGGCATACGAGCATCTCGTGGCCCAGGTGAACCTGGGGCCAAGAAACCCGGGCAGCCCCGGACACGAGCGGGGGAGAGAGTACATCGTGAAGGAGATGGAGAAGTGCGGCGCGACTGTGACGACTCAGGTTTTCGACGGTGTGCTCGGCGAGGGCAGCGTGAAACTCGAGAATATTATTTCATCTTTCTATCCGGAGGAGAAGACAAGAATCCTGCTGGCCGCTCACTGGGACACAAGGCCGTGGGCAGACCTGGACAGCCCGGAAAATGCCGACGAACCCATCCCTGGGGCAAACGACGGAGCATCAGGAGTAAGCGTTCTTCTTGAAGTCGGACGGCTTCTCGGAGAAGCAAAACCTCCCGTCGGCGTGGACATAGTCTTCTTTGATGGGGAAGACCTCGGTCAGCCGGATAGACCGGACCTCTACAGTCAGGGAGCGCGATTCTATGCGAAGAGCCTGGGCGCGACCGCGCCGTCTTTTGGAATAGTCGTTGATATGGTCGGAGACAAGGATCTATCAATCTACAAAGAGGGTTATTCCGTGATTAGTGCCCTTGGCCTCACATCGAGAATTTGGGAGACCGCCAGGAACTTGAAGGTTCAGCAGTTCAAGAACGAGGTGAAATACACTTTGATTGATGACCACATTCCCTTGATTGACGCGGGGATTCCGACTTCCCTGCTGATAGATTTTGACTATCCCTCCTGGCACACGCTCAGGGATACTCCTGACAAGTGCTCCCCGCAAAGTCTCGAGGCAGTCGGCAAGGTCGTCACCGAGCTCGTCTATTCGACCAAGCCCGCCCTTCTCAAGACCAGGCCAAGGAAATCCCCAGGATTCTAG
- the rimP gene encoding ribosome maturation factor RimP: MKNKERHAGKDEAPPAESFADLKKRLRGMVGDVVSSEVMELVDLQYVNAGGRWTLRVFVDKPGGVTVDDCANLSRRLSDVLDTEDAIPHRYYLEVSSPGVERAITGEKDFIRFAGKVASIKTFSPVCGQRRIVGLIEDCKEGMLTLRTKDGELLTLPLSGIERANLKFDVWRKK; the protein is encoded by the coding sequence GTGAAGAACAAGGAACGTCATGCCGGCAAAGATGAAGCTCCGCCTGCCGAGAGCTTTGCGGATCTGAAAAAACGACTCAGAGGCATGGTGGGAGATGTTGTTTCCAGTGAAGTTATGGAGCTCGTTGACCTCCAGTACGTGAACGCCGGGGGGAGATGGACTCTCAGAGTCTTCGTTGATAAACCGGGTGGCGTTACAGTCGATGATTGTGCTAATCTGTCCCGGAGGCTCTCAGACGTGCTGGACACTGAGGATGCGATTCCTCATAGATACTATCTTGAGGTTTCCTCTCCGGGCGTCGAGAGGGCGATTACCGGCGAGAAAGACTTCATTAGATTTGCGGGGAAGGTCGCATCCATAAAGACTTTTTCCCCTGTTTGCGGGCAGAGACGTATTGTTGGTCTGATTGAAGACTGCAAGGAGGGTATGCTGACCCTTCGGACGAAGGATGGCGAGCTCTTGACCCTGCCGCTGTCAGGCATCGAAAGGGCGAATCTCAAGTTTGACGTGTGGAGGAAGAAGTAG
- the nusA gene encoding transcription termination factor NusA, with protein MSYEIIEALGEIAREKSVNMAIIIETLEAGLLSAAKKKYGSSANIEVKIDETKGVILMTAKKKVVEKVEDPMAEIRLEEAKAISPETQVGELVSIALPVAEFGRNAIQAAKQVLIQKVREAERERIFKEYQEKIGRLVRGQAQQIDRGNVIVKLEKTEAILPSRELVGKERYRQGDYVRAIVCSVDKSAKLPQVTLSRTHPDFLKRLFESEVPEITEGIVEVKGVAREPGSRSKISVLSHDEKVDPVGACVGIKGSRVQSIVRELGGERIDIVPWSHDPVVFVTRALSPAKVLQAKHEETENRVYVVVPDDQLSLAIGKGGQNVRLAMKLCGAKIDLVSKSEHDKRTEPEKAEAIDIEKIDGISEKLAAKLKDAGIKTGEDLVKAGIEGLTSIQGIGEKTANKLLELAGQMTAEAEEEKPETADSEESTAEESSLQEEEEI; from the coding sequence ATGAGTTACGAAATAATTGAAGCTCTGGGAGAAATTGCAAGGGAAAAGAGCGTCAACATGGCGATCATTATTGAGACCCTTGAAGCAGGGCTTCTCTCTGCCGCAAAGAAGAAATATGGCTCCTCTGCCAACATAGAAGTGAAAATCGATGAGACCAAGGGTGTCATTCTAATGACTGCGAAGAAGAAGGTCGTGGAAAAAGTGGAAGACCCTATGGCGGAGATAAGGCTTGAAGAGGCGAAAGCCATTTCGCCCGAGACTCAGGTAGGTGAACTGGTCAGCATCGCCCTCCCGGTGGCGGAGTTCGGGAGAAACGCCATTCAGGCGGCAAAGCAGGTTCTTATCCAGAAGGTCAGGGAAGCGGAAAGGGAAAGAATTTTCAAGGAATATCAGGAGAAGATAGGCCGGCTCGTCAGGGGACAGGCCCAGCAGATTGACAGGGGCAATGTGATAGTCAAGCTCGAGAAAACAGAGGCAATTCTTCCCTCGAGAGAGCTCGTTGGAAAAGAAAGATACAGGCAGGGTGACTATGTGAGAGCCATTGTGTGCAGCGTTGACAAGTCGGCCAAGTTGCCGCAGGTGACTCTTTCCAGGACTCATCCGGATTTCCTGAAGAGACTATTTGAGAGTGAAGTCCCCGAGATTACCGAAGGAATCGTCGAGGTGAAAGGAGTCGCAAGGGAGCCGGGATCACGTTCCAAGATATCTGTTCTCTCTCACGATGAAAAAGTGGATCCGGTTGGGGCCTGCGTTGGAATAAAGGGTTCGAGAGTGCAGTCAATTGTGAGAGAGCTTGGCGGGGAAAGGATTGATATCGTTCCGTGGAGCCATGATCCAGTTGTTTTTGTGACCCGCGCCCTGAGTCCTGCCAAGGTTCTTCAGGCGAAGCATGAGGAGACAGAGAACCGGGTCTATGTTGTTGTTCCGGATGACCAGCTTTCGCTTGCGATCGGAAAAGGCGGACAGAATGTGCGGCTTGCCATGAAGCTCTGCGGTGCCAAGATAGATCTCGTGAGCAAGTCCGAGCATGACAAGAGGACGGAGCCTGAAAAAGCGGAGGCAATTGACATAGAGAAAATAGACGGCATCTCGGAGAAACTTGCCGCGAAACTAAAAGATGCCGGTATCAAGACCGGAGAGGATCTCGTGAAGGCAGGAATCGAGGGACTTACTTCTATACAGGGCATAGGGGAGAAGACCGCCAACAAACTTCTCGAACTCGCCGGGCAAATGACTGCCGAGGCTGAGGAAGAGAAACCGGAGACTGCCGATTCGGAGGAATCGACCGCTGAGGAAAGCTCCCTCCAGGAAGAAGAGGAGATTTGA
- a CDS encoding LptF/LptG family permease — MTILQKMVLKDHLLPFILGFSVVVFLLSMDFLFDYLDLILGKGIPFLIVLELFLFGLGWMIALAVPCAVLVATLMAFGRLSHDNEVTAMRAAGVNPVNVIVPPFLASLILAVLLVLFNNYVLPETNHAFANLLLDIGRKRPVAKLQEGVFMNEFEGYSMLVGKVNDRTNDLSGITIYQFNPDGRVPTTIVAKKGKVFYSPNGDVITLRLEHGEIHDVPDTSEQTRYRRLFFQVHTINMKNAGALLQRSDREVRGDREMSATMMLKLAATLKNQRADAIARLDGKLSPFSKEYRDYLVPDGHDPSYTLKGWFKESIRSLMKVLRGKQLVPAPPEASRSRYLEQDVRITRIEVESLEKRIGSLFVEIQKKISIPFACVVFVLVGAPLGMRVRKGGIAIAFLSLVFFLFYYICLVGGEQLADRRLVPPVIAMWVANIVLGVVGVVFTLKSCDLRIFQRRRKSRNSPRENS; from the coding sequence TTGACCATTCTTCAGAAAATGGTCTTAAAGGACCACCTGCTTCCATTTATCCTCGGTTTTTCCGTCGTTGTCTTCCTTTTGAGTATGGATTTCCTGTTTGACTATCTAGACCTAATTCTCGGCAAGGGTATCCCATTCCTGATAGTTCTCGAACTTTTTCTTTTCGGCCTGGGATGGATGATCGCTTTGGCGGTTCCGTGCGCCGTCCTTGTCGCCACCCTCATGGCATTCGGGAGACTTTCTCACGACAACGAGGTTACTGCAATGAGGGCCGCAGGCGTCAATCCTGTGAACGTCATTGTTCCGCCATTCCTCGCCTCTCTGATCCTGGCGGTTCTGCTTGTGCTCTTCAATAACTACGTGTTGCCGGAGACGAATCATGCCTTTGCAAATCTCCTTCTAGATATCGGAAGAAAACGCCCGGTCGCCAAGCTGCAGGAAGGCGTATTCATGAACGAGTTTGAAGGCTACAGCATGCTCGTCGGCAAGGTGAATGACAGGACCAACGACCTTTCCGGAATAACCATCTATCAGTTCAATCCGGATGGCAGAGTCCCGACCACGATTGTTGCGAAAAAGGGCAAGGTCTTCTACTCGCCTAACGGAGACGTTATCACCCTGAGACTGGAGCACGGCGAGATTCACGATGTCCCGGACACGTCCGAACAGACAAGATATCGAAGGCTTTTCTTTCAGGTCCACACCATAAACATGAAAAACGCCGGGGCGCTTCTTCAGAGGAGCGACAGAGAAGTCCGCGGAGACAGGGAAATGAGTGCAACTATGATGCTCAAGTTGGCGGCGACACTGAAAAACCAGCGGGCGGATGCAATCGCAAGGCTTGACGGCAAACTATCGCCATTCAGCAAAGAATACAGGGATTATCTTGTTCCCGACGGACATGATCCGTCGTACACGCTGAAGGGCTGGTTTAAGGAGAGCATCAGGTCGCTCATGAAGGTCCTCCGTGGAAAGCAGCTCGTGCCCGCCCCCCCGGAGGCATCAAGGAGCAGGTATCTCGAACAGGATGTCAGAATAACCAGAATCGAGGTCGAATCTCTCGAAAAGAGAATAGGCTCATTGTTTGTTGAAATACAAAAGAAGATCTCGATTCCGTTCGCCTGTGTCGTGTTTGTGCTCGTGGGTGCACCACTTGGGATGCGTGTAAGGAAGGGAGGAATTGCGATTGCGTTCTTGAGCCTTGTGTTCTTCCTTTTCTACTATATTTGCCTTGTGGGTGGGGAACAACTCGCAGACAGGAGGCTTGTTCCTCCCGTCATTGCCATGTGGGTTGCAAACATAGTGCTGGGAGTCGTTGGCGTTGTGTTCACCCTGAAGAGCTGTGATCTGAGAATCTTCCAGCGACGGCGCAAATCAAGGAACTCCCCGCGTGAAAATTCTTGA